Genomic window (Spirochaetales bacterium):
CGTTCCGTTCGCAATCTCCCCTGAAAGCGGAAGTGTCCGAAAGAATGACTTTAAGCATTTCGTCAGCGGGCAGCATCGCCGTTTTCAGGGAGAGGTCAATTAATCGCCTGTATCCGTATTGATCCCGTTCTGCGTTCAATACTTCATAAATACCGTCCGTCATAATGCAGATTTTATCATTATCTGCCAGATCCATGCTTTTTGATTCGAAACTTTCACTGAAGTTTTTAGAAAATCCTATCATGAAGCCCTGTGTATTGAGTTTGATAATCTTGTCTTCCCTGACGGCAAAGGCACTCATATGTCCGGCACTCGTGTATGAGATCGAGCTTGCTTTCCCGTCGAAAATCATGTAAAAAGCGGAAAAGAACTTGTCGTATGTACTGACCATATCGCCGAAAACATGATTGATCTGTTTTAAAAATTCTCTTGTATCCGTGCAGGTTCCGGCGATTTCCTCGCACTTTTCCTTGATAAGCATCGTAATAAGGGCTGCCGATACCCCATGCCCGCAGACATCGGCTATGATGAATCCATAGCGATCGTTCCCGATTGAAAAGATATCATGATAATCACCGCTTACCTCGATAAGCGGCCGGTGATGAATCGCGATATCGAAATATTTTGTTTTCCTTAATTTGGGATAAATCGATTTCTGTACCTCGGATGCCATATGGAGTTCGATCTCGAGCCGTGTTTTCATCCTGTCGAGATATTCGATTTTTTCCTGAATCGATTGGGCCATCCTGTTGAACGCGGCGGTAAGATTTCCGAACTCATCCGACCGCTTGAGGTTAACCCGCGCCGAGTAGTCGCCCTGACTGATATCCAGACTGCGCGCGGAGAGAATATTGATGGGAGAAAGCACTATCCGGTGAAGGATAATCCCGAACAGGACATGAAAAATCATGATACAAACAATGAAAATCGTCACGATACGATAAATGATTCCAAGGTTTTCATGGATATCGGAAACATCAAGCCTGAACAGGAGGATGACGGGGTCGATATTCAATATATCGAGCGGGACATAAAAATGGATTTCCCTGTCGTTGATAAACGATGCGGTAAACAGCCTGTTTGAAAACTCCCGTTTTGTTATTGCGTTCTGGGCTTCCATGACATAGTTTTCGTCGAAAGAGAAGTCCCCGGGATTCGATTCAAATATCACTCTTTTATCCGCATTAAACAGAATAAAATCAGTTTTGCCCAAAATCCTCAAGCATGCTTCTTCCACAGCCTTTTCCAAAGCCGCGACAACTGGGTATTGATCGAGGCTTTGGTTAATAGTCGAGACGAACTCATGGATTTCAGAGGAGATATCCGATGCGAACTGGATCGACTCGTATTTTTTTATCTTCACGATCAGGTCGACCTGATTAATATGAATGAGAATGGTAAAAAACGAAATATTTATAATGGCAAGGAAAAGATAGAGAATACCCAATTTGATCCCGAGACTTTTCATACTTCTATTTTAAGAAAATAAATTGCTTTTTGCAAAAAAAAAGCTTTCACCCGAAGAGAAAGCGCTTCGGATTATCATGACCTAGCTTCATCATCACCGTGGGATCTGCTTCTCCGAACCGCGACAGGGTTTTGAGATAGTGATTGTTGGAACGATCTTTGAGCAGGCAGAGAAAGAAATCGGACCCGAATAAAATCCTGTCGAACAATCCGCTTCGCCCCGACCGTTTCGAATATCGGGTTATCCGTTTTGCCAGTCCGCGGTAATATCCCGGCCCGGAAGCCCAGAAAGCCGTATCTGCGATTACAGCGATTCGCGATCGATCTGGTTTAACGTCTTTTTCGGTTACCATCAGATATATCTTCCGATTACGCGGCAACGGGGTGTACCGTTCGGATACAAAAAAAGCGCGGCGGGGCCCGAATTCGAGGTCAATGCAGAAGAAATGCTTCGCATCGGAAAAGCCGACTGGAATTACTTTTCAAACTATGTCTACGGTGTTCAGGGTGAAATCGTGGAACAATACGATACCACCGGAAACTCCGGCGGACACGAAACGGAAACGGTCGGCAAGATCTCGATCGGAACGAAAATGTGGGACGTTGTCGTTCTCGAGTATATCGAAGTCGTCAGTACGTATTGTCCGAAAAGCGAACGGACATCACGTCTTAAGATGAACTCCGCCTATTATACCCCACTCTGGCAGAACAGGTTAAACCCGTACGGTGTTTATCCCGAAAAATCAGTCATCATTCCCGCACCGGATCATCGACAACGCGAACCCTTTTTCCCGGTCAGAATGAAAGCGAAGATACTGAGTACGTATAAAAAGGAATATGACGGCGAGTTCGGATATGATGTCTACCGGACATTCATGTTCGGAGGGACGATATGCGAAGCCTATCACGATAAAAAGGAAAACGAACGCTTTCTCGAAGCGCAGATGAAGGCGTTAAAAAAAGTTATATACCGCCATTTCCGCGACATCGGTTTTTCGGATGAATCTCCGGCATCGTAAAACGGTCCGCTTCCCGTTTTTACATTGGTTATTCCGATATGTAGCCCCTCAAGACCGTCTCAATATCTGATAAAAGCGTCGGGAAATGCCGCATCGAGCGCCTGGTAATCTTCTTCCGAAATCGGATTATTCCTCATATAAATCGACTGCAGAGCGGGACACCGAAACAACGCACTGATGTCGCTCACGTTATTATTCTCGAAATGAATCTCTTTCAACAGCGGCAGATCTGAAACCGCGCCGATATCCTCCAACTCATTCTCATTCAGATTCAGGTAAGTCAATTTTGTCAGGCCGCCTATGACCGATATATCACTGACCGCGTTTCCATGCAGCCAGAGTTCGGAAAGATTTTCGAGACCGGCAAGAGGACCGATGTCCGATATCGCGTTGTTGCCCAACTGGAGAAGGAGAAGATTCCTCAGCAATTCAAGCGGCGTAATGTCTTCGATTTCGTTATCGAAGAGGTATAATTCGGTCAACCCGTCGAGTCCCGATAACGGGGTGAGATCGGAAATCGAATTGTCCCCCAGATAAAGAACACTCAATTGCTTCAGGCCCGCAAGGGGACCCAGATCCGTGATCTGATTGTAACTTAATCTGAGATCGGTAATCGAGGTACAATACTCGAGTCCGGTAATGTCCGAGATTTCCCGTCGGTAAAAGTAGTTACTTGTCAACGCTTCGAGCTCGCTCCGCGGAATGGGTTCGCCAGCAGGAAGCATGCAGGTAGTCCGGATTGCCT
Coding sequences:
- a CDS encoding SpoIIE family protein phosphatase, with product MKSLGIKLGILYLFLAIINISFFTILIHINQVDLIVKIKKYESIQFASDISSEIHEFVSTINQSLDQYPVVAALEKAVEEACLRILGKTDFILFNADKRVIFESNPGDFSFDENYVMEAQNAITKREFSNRLFTASFINDREIHFYVPLDILNIDPVILLFRLDVSDIHENLGIIYRIVTIFIVCIMIFHVLFGIILHRIVLSPINILSARSLDISQGDYSARVNLKRSDEFGNLTAAFNRMAQSIQEKIEYLDRMKTRLEIELHMASEVQKSIYPKLRKTKYFDIAIHHRPLIEVSGDYHDIFSIGNDRYGFIIADVCGHGVSAALITMLIKEKCEEIAGTCTDTREFLKQINHVFGDMVSTYDKFFSAFYMIFDGKASSISYTSAGHMSAFAVREDKIIKLNTQGFMIGFSKNFSESFESKSMDLADNDKICIMTDGIYEVLNAERDQYGYRRLIDLSLKTAMLPADEMLKVILSDTSAFRGDCERNDDETMIIIDVKKREERGQAG